One part of the Gossypium raimondii isolate GPD5lz chromosome 1, ASM2569854v1, whole genome shotgun sequence genome encodes these proteins:
- the LOC105786198 gene encoding 50S ribosomal protein 5 alpha, chloroplastic: MALLTFNPLTCLSSSPVRSCSTSLPIVVLPISRLRVNRIDDHCSKCSIGTQFVPSKKRSVMTVKASSASTDGEEQVPAESKKEDLPVGQLPLESKMQQMAEQKMKMKMAKKIRLRRKRLVRKRKLRKKGRWPPSKMKKLKNV, translated from the exons ATGGCTCTCCTCACCTTTAATCCACTTACCTGTCTCTCTTCTTCTCCGGTTCGTTCTTGCTCAACGTCGTTGCCCATCGTTGTTTTACCAA TTTCCAGGTTGCGGGTGAATAGAATCGATGACCATTGTTCAAAATGTTCAATTGGCACACAGTTTGTCCCCAGCAAGAAAAGATCGGTGATGACTGTGAAAGCATCTTCTGCAAGTACTGATGGCGAGGAACAGGTTCCGGCGGAAAGCAAGAAGGAAGATTTACCAGTAGGGCAACTTCCTTTAGAATCAAAGATGCAGCAGATGGCGGAgcagaagatgaagatgaagatggcGAAGAAGATAAGGCTTCGTAGAAAGCGACTTGTCCGCAAGAGAAAGTTGAGGAAGAAGGGACGATGGCCGCCTTCTaagatgaaaaaattgaagaatgtatga
- the LOC105786199 gene encoding calmodulin-binding protein 25, giving the protein MASSSSENLANIESWAFRPSFADSWLSEAEALTRALQYSFSTSFSNSDSHSLSPLFGLVNSNPLPTPTPTPSGSNVSGSDPETTVKRQRTLLKPLPTGKVSKSKRKSRASKFSQTTFIKADPANFRQMVQQVTGVRFCNAQMSLSPILKPEPQRPGCLPTLDTSAFLLDQQQPSSGAVSGSSLVPLRSSDGIASAEATLDPNSFPCFPTLESWKA; this is encoded by the coding sequence ATGGCATCATCATCATCGGAAAACTTGGCCAACATTGAATCGTGGGCGTTTCGTCCCAGCTTTGCTGATTCTTGGCTCTCCGAAGCCGAAGCTCTTACCAGGGCACTCCAGTACTCCTTCTCTACTTCCTTCTCTAACTCTGATTCGCATTCTCTTTCCCCGCTCTTCGGCCTTGTCAACTCTAACCCCTTACCGACGCCTACTCCTACCCCCAGCGGGTCAAACGTTTCAGGCTCTGACCCTGAAACCACTGTTAAACGTCAGCGGACACTACTCAAGCCCCTTCCCACTGGAAAAGTCTCCAAGTCCAAACGCAAGTCTCGTGCCTCCAAGTTCTCTCAAACCACTTTCATAAAGGCGGATCCGGCCAATTTCAGGCAGATGGTGCAACAGGTGACTGGAGTCCGCTTTTGTAACGCGCAGATGTCTTTGAGTCCGATCCTGAAGCCCGAGCCTCAAAGACCCGGATGCCTGCCTACGCTCGACACATCAGCCTTTTTGTTGGATCAGCAGCAGCCATCTTCAGGAGCTGTTTCCGGGTCCAGCTTAGTTCCATTACGGTCTTCAGACGGTATAGCTTCTGCTGAAGCTACCTTAGATCCCAACAGTTTTCCCTGCTTTCCCACTCTAGAATCCTGGAAAGCCtag
- the LOC105787094 gene encoding uncharacterized protein LOC105787094 has translation MSFSPLPPPIFVGESYNIWVVKMKTYLQSHDLWNVVQNDTEPPPLRANPTIAQIMQHNENCAKKYKAWDKLKEEFQWSNKTKQQQLINLRRDFENLRMKDSETIKQYADRIMATVNNIRLFGDEFSDQRVVEKVITILPKKYESNISSLEDSRDLSVIPLTELINVLYAQKPEAEKAKARAQITKARSLGQRRKKKRRRKLPRRSFHLVLIARRPLTLKILLVQAAVDVKGQEEHVFTASCFASFSKVSKIWLINSRCTDHMASDESMFNELDIAFVSKVRIGNGELLMAKGNGKVVIASKLGNKTISEVLYVPNIDQNLLSVGQLLEKGYSLFFEGKTCMIKDATDQVLIIVDMHDRTFIVDVNPAASKGTYSSSYGSKLVA, from the exons ATGAGTTTTTCACCATTACCTCCACCTATTTTTGTAGGTGAAAGCTACAACATTTGGGTTGTGAAGATGAAAACATATCTACAGTCTCATGACCTGTGGAACGTTGTTCAAAATGACACAGAGCCACCACCTTTGAGAGCTAATCCAACAATAGCTCAAATCATGCAGCACAATGAAAACTGTGCCAAGAAGTATAAG GCCTGGGACAAACTCAAAGAAGAGTTTCAATGGTCAAACAAGACCAAGCAACAACAGTTGATCAACTTGAGAAGGgactttgaaaatttgagaatgAAAGACTCAGAAACCATCAAGCAGTATGCTGACAGAATTATGGCCACTGTCAACAACATAAGACTTTTTGGGGATGAGTTTAGTGACCAAAGGGTAGTTGAGAAAGTCATAACAATTTTACCAAAGAAGTATGAATCAAATATTTCTTCTTTGGAGGACTCGAGGGACCTATCAGTCATTCCCTTGACAGAGCTGATAAATGTTCTCTATGCACAAAA GCCAGAAGCAGAGAAAGCTAAAGCTCGAGCTCAAATTACAAAGGCAAGAAGCCTTGGacagagaagaaagaaaaagagaagaaggaaGCTGCCAAGAAGAAGTTTCCACCTTGTGCTCATTGCAAGAAGACCACTCACCTTGAAAATACTGCTGGTACAG GCTGCTGTGGATGTTAAAGGACAAGAAGAGCATGTCTTTACAGCTTCTTGTTTTGCAAGCTTCAGCAAGGTCAGCAAGATTTGGTTGATTAACAGTAGATGTACAGACCACATGGCCTCAGATGAAAGCATGTTCAATGAGCTAGATATCGCTTTTGTGTCCAAAGTTAGAATTGGGAATGGTGAGCTTCTCATGGCCAAAGGCAACGGCAAGGTTGTGATTGCCTCCAAGTTAGGTAACAAAACCATTTCTGAGGTTCTTTATGTACCTAACATTGATCAAAATTTGCTGAGTGTTGGTCAACTACTGGAAAAGGGCTACTCTCTCTTTTTTGAAGGGAAAACCTGTATGATTAAAGATGCTACTGACCAAGTGTTGATAATAGTAGATATGCACGATAGAACTTTTATTGTAGATGTGAATCCAGCTGCAAGCAAAGGCACATATAGCTCAAGCTATGGAAGCAAGCTTGTGGCATAG